One part of the Dermacentor andersoni chromosome 2, qqDerAnde1_hic_scaffold, whole genome shotgun sequence genome encodes these proteins:
- the LOC126541468 gene encoding xylulose kinase-like: MEATRKSYLGLDFSTQQLKGLAIDDKLKVLCEAAVQFDNDLPEYRTQNGVNKNRDTLTVTAPAIMWVKALDMLLERLKVAGLDLSTVAAISGSGQQHGSVYWRKGAADMLRDLDASKFLHDQLQGAFSVRDSPVWMDSSTEAQCRNLETAVGGAQNLAGITGSRAFERFTGNQIAKIWQTKRDAYANTERISLVSSFGATLFLGRYAPIDFSDGSGMNLLNIRTHRWERACLDACAPDLEAKLGEPVPSHEVLGTVSPYFVDRYGFPPDCLVVAFTGDNPASLAGLRLRGGDLLVSLGTSDTVLMWLSEAKPALEGHVMVNPVASDNFMGMLCYKNGSLTRQRVRDQCAGGSWDIFASLIDSTPRGNFGNIGMYFDLKEILPPVVGDFKFNKSNERVAKFSQEVEARAVVEGQFLAKRVHAERLGFTTGGRVLATGGASRNPGIVQVLADVFGASVYTLGKAAANAACLGAAYLAFFGACKKSEPGLSFDNVISEAEPFHLVAKPSADAASVYGPMAERYRTLEQRVVSLQVQSTP, translated from the coding sequence ATGGAAGCCACTCGCAAAAGTTACCTCGGGCTGGACTTCAGCACGCAGCAGCTGAAAGGTCTGGCGATCGATGACAAGCTCAAAGTGCTTTGCGAAGCAGCAGTTCAGTTCGACAATGACTTGCCCGAGTATCGCACTCAAAACGGTGTGAACAAGAATCGCGACACCTTGACAGTGACGGCGCCCGCAATCATGTGGGTAAAAGCACTTGACATGCTGCTAGAGCGCCTCAAGGTAGCAGGCCTTGACCTGTCAACCGTAGCGGCCATCTCCGGGAGCGGTCAGCAACACGGAAGCGTTTACTGGAGAAAGGGCGCCGCCGATATGCTCCGAGATCTCGACGCATCAAAGTTTCTCCACGATCAACTTCAGGGAGCGTTCAGCGTTCGCGATTCCCCAGTCTGGATGGACTCGAGTACCGAGGCCCAGTGCCGCAACCTTGAGACAGCCGTCGGTGGAGCGCAGAATCTTGCGGGCATCACCGGCTCGCGAGCATTCGAGCGCTTCACAGGCAACCAAATCGCCAAGATCTGGCAGACGAAACGCGACGCCTACGCGAATACCGAACGCATCTCCCTGGTGAGCAGTTTTGGCGCTACATTATTCCTCGGCCGCTACGCGCCAATTGACTTTAGCGACGGCTCTGGCATGAACTTGCTGAATATACGTACTCACCGCTGGGAACGCGCATGCCTCGACGCCTGCGCGCCAGATTTGGAAGCCAAGCTCGGCGAGCCCGTACCGTCTCATGAAGTGCTCGGCACTGTCTCACCGTATTTCGTGGACCGCTACGGGTTTCCACCGGACTGCTTGGTTGTCGCGTTCACGGGCGACAACCCGGCGTCGTTGGCTGGGCTCCGTCTCCGCGGTGGCGACCTGCTCGTCAGCCTTGGAACTAGTGATACCGTGCTGATGTGGTTGAGCGAGGCGAAGCCCGCCCTCGAAGGCCACGTGATGGTGAACCCTGTCGCTAGTGACAACTTCATGGGAATGTTGTGCTACAAAAATGGTTCACTGACCCGACAAAGAGTGAGGGACCAATGTGCTGGAGGTTCCTGGGACATATTTGCGTCTCTCATTGACAGCACACCCCGCGGTAACTTTGGAAATATTGGCATGTATTTTGACTTGAAGGAGATCCTTCCGCCCGTGGTAGGTGACTTCAAGTTCAACAAGAGTAACGAGAGGGTTGCAAAGTTCTCCCAGGAAGTTGAAGCGAGGGCAGTTGTCGAAGGTCAATTCCTTGCTAAACGTGTTCATGCAGAACGACTTGGGTTCACTACTGGCGGCAGAGTGCTGGCAACTGGTGGTGCCTCCCGAAATCCTGGAATTGTTCAAGTATTAGCTGACGTTTTTGGTGCCTCAGTGTATACGCTTGGCAAAGCTGCTGCAAATGCCGCATGTCTTGGGGCGGCCTACCTGGCTTTCTTTGGTGCATGCAAGAAATCTGAGCCTGGACTATCCTTTGATAATGTAATCAGTGAAGCAGAGCCTTTCCACTTGGTAGCTAAGCCAAGTGCTGATGCAGCTTCCGTCTACGGTCCAATGGCAGAACGATATCGCACACTTGAGCAAAGGGTAGTTTCACTGCAAGTGCAAAGCACTCCCTAA